Genomic window (Lycium barbarum isolate Lr01 chromosome 2, ASM1917538v2, whole genome shotgun sequence):
tgttgtcttgtaattaatttaatgagtccaaacccgaaaacgagACGATGACTAACTCTTCAAAATTTGtgataaaagtagtgatattaatagtagtagcaaataaaatattgtgaaaaataaagcatttagctcgtcaataaatttagaacaACCGAGCAAATAAattgaataaaggagggacaaaattgggtgtcaacatatacTCACTTTAATTTCCCAAAGAATTCCCTCATATACCTTTTATAGGTTTCAAagcatttcccacacttctcatCACTATTCCATTATATCCCAATCTTACGGGTCAACCTTAGCCTGAAGGTGCCGGGCGTTATAATATGCACGATATATGACATTATACAATTTTATGCACTTACTGCAGACAATGTATCAACCTTATATAAAAGTATATAATGGTGTATAAGAGATGTTTACACACACTTTTACACTGTTATACAAAATTATAAAaagttatataaaaaaataattttgatccCCTACGAACTTCAACTACAAAACCCATCCGAAATCGGTCAAATCTTTTTCGAATAGCTTCGAATCTACAcatatccttaaaaaaaaaacacctgaTTTACATGTGATGTCTACAGACCTGAATATAAGAATCgtggaaaaagaaaaataagaagaagCAGTAGTTTTGGCTATGTTTAGCATTTTTTCAAATCTAGAATAAAATCTATGGCTGAGGGGAAGGGGGGAGGGGGTGGTGCTACATCAGCAAGTCACTGATGATAACAACTGCGGGCAATGACACAAAGCCAAGaaaaaaaatagcaaaaaaaTTGACGAGGGCTAAATCGGGTAACAAATCATATATGGACTAAAACGGGTAATTATTTTCCCTAATTATCATAGTGTAAAAATCCCTCAATTAAGTGTGTAACTGACTTTTCGAAATAAGTTTATGGTGCTTATGTATTTTCCCAGATttatatgtatgttgtatacgAGTACGACAATAATATGTTGCAAAATTTGAACCACTTGTTGAGAGGTATCTTAAGAGCAAATTGCATTCATAAACCAATAAAGAGGAATGCAAATTAAAGTAATAGATAGAACATATTGTATTCTTAAATATATTGAGTAGTACATGATGCAAAGATGTATTAAGAAAATTTCAAACATCTTTTGAAATAATAGAATGAAGTTGTTTGCAgtggataaaaaaaaataaaaaaaattaaagacacaCAACTTGGTTGATACCTAAAGCTTAATAAAAATTCAAAAGTCGAAGTTGAGTTCAAATTCAAAACCactttcttctccttcttctacttctacttcttcctcctcttcttcttcatagCCTTCCTCTTGGGAGTTTCTGTGATGACCATGTAATAACTTTTTGGCGATTTTCCCAACCTTTTTCACCAAATTCTTCTTATCCTTTTTCTTATCTGCATTGCTTTCATCATTCTCGTGTTTTTCTTCTGGCTTGTTTTGAGCTGGAATATCATCTCCATGTTTGTGGTGTAAATGAAGCTTATCCTCGATCTTGTGCAGGATTCTTGACGTATTGGTATGTACGTAGTTTATGTGAATTGTTAATGCACAGTGTATCTGTTGAGCAAATGGAAGTGATCGAAGGTAGTTGGATAGAACTAAGATGTCTAGCATTCTCTTATTGTAATTAGTTGTTGACCGTTGACGCCCTTTTTCAAATTCCGAATATAACGGGAGCTTAGTGTACCgaattactttttatttttttagttgtTGACCGTCCAATTTGCTTTAGTGCTCAGTTGACATAGTCTTCATAAAAGTGGGTGGCGGCTAGCTAGTCGTTGCTGGGACGGAAAAGGAAATAGCAAACCGTGTtctataccttttaattattgcAAGTTGTGTCCTATGGTTTGGTGGATTAATTATTGGATTTGGCTATGGTTGACGATGTCGGGCTTAAAATAGGAGCAGGTcatcaggggcggatctacatGTGTTATCGAGGGTGTTCGCCCAAACACCTTCGATAATaaattacagtatatatataGGGTATATTTTCtatgtttatgtgcatatattaacttttgaacatcctgaataaattatatttagcttcttttttttcGAACACCTtgaatgaaaatcctgaatccgccactaGGTGTCATGGGAAAGCTTATAATTGTATAAATTAGAcaataaaaaaattatactacACACGCATAATTTTTTGATGTGATTTAATCAATTGACCTCCATATGAGAAAGCTAATACTAATAATATTATTAAGTAAAAATAGAAACTATTGAGAGATTAATCACTCCCTAAACAAAATTCATTAACTTTAAAGGGCTACATTGTGGATATTATTATGTTGTATGAGAAGAAAATATCTTTTAATTATAAAAGTCCAAAACTTTTCTTCCAAAAAAAGGATAAATATGATAAATGCCTTTTCCACCAATAAATGTTTTTCGAAGTAAATCACAACTATGACATAATAAAAAGCTAGTTTTTGGTTGTAATAGGAGTTCAAGTTTTTGAAGACCCAAGTTCTCCTGCCCCTGTTTTTCACGAGTTAATACCTTAAATAATCACTAACTAATAAAAATAACCCATCAAAGTCACTTTATATTTCTAGGATAATAAAATCACCCAGCTTGTGGGAATAACCTCCGAAAGTCACCATCTATTGCTATTTGATTATAAAAACCACCCATTTAACAAAAGCAAAACCAAAGGTTTACCAAGATATGATTTTATAATATGAGCAAACCAAAGGCACCAAATCTTGAGACTAATGGATTGTTTGgctaaatttttaaaatttacttATTTTGAGAAAGtgttttaaaacaatttttttaaatagtagcagtttgtgtttggctgtTGTGCCGGTGAAATCAGTCCATTGACAACTATAATTGTTTCAACCAAAGTCGAACACTAATCAATTTGAAGAACACTTTAGTCAATATTAGATAAGCAATTATTACTTTGGCCAAAGTTCAAAAAATGCTTCTAGGAAAAAATAGTTTTTTCAGCTTCCGAAAATAACTTCTGCTACTATTCAAAAACACTTATAGTATTTTTTCTCAAAAGCTTGATCAAACACCTCAAGTCTCTAAAATAAAcatttaaaaaaatacttttgacttCTAGAAGCTCGGCTAAACTAGCTTTAAGAGGCGCTCCAAGTATTAACAAACTCCAAAACTGGAACTTTATGtcataatataacaacaataatatatATGTCTCAATATTAAGCAAACCAAATCTATATTAATTTTCAATTTTCATGTAATCATGTTGCTCAATTTAAATTTGTCTAAGTCTGTGTTGActgaaaaattagaaataatttatgATGCTTAGAGTTGCCATTTATTAAGCGGTgtagatagttttttttttcctcactCAATATTTGATATCTATTTTGCGACTCGATTAATTCGGATCACACCGACAAGTGTTACTGCAATACCTAATGGGGATTGCTAATAAATTCACTTACAAGTTTGTGTGCACAAACCCCACTTCTTATTGAGTTCAAATGATACATAAAATTGCTTTTCGTAACAAGCAATAATTCAAAAGCATCTGCATCGATCAATTGCAAGTATCAATGGTAATACTTCCAAATTTGAAACAAATTGGTTCGTTGGATTTAACATTTGAAGTCTATGAGTTTTTATTATAATCTTAAGTAAtagtatacaatatatatatataaatataagcaCGAATAATTTTCGCTAAATGTTGAATGACGAAAATATCCCCAAAATATTGATCAAACAACTTTTATAAATAGAAGCAATCTGCTGAAAGAAAATTCCTCGCCGTCTGATTCTCAATACCTTGCCAGTGTTTGTCtgaattgatatatatatatatatatatatatatatatatatatatatatatatatatatatatatatatatatatatatatatatatatttatttatttttacttcAAGAAAATTGATATATTTTCTTGCACTTCTTTGTTATTAATATTCTTATCCGATCTTAACTAACTAATGTATTTTGCAAACTAGTTGGttatagttcaggtaggaaaaacGAACAACTGATAGTTAACGTATGTTTTGcaactagttggtgatagtttaggtagaaaactctcacacctgatagttcaggtaggaaattCAAAAAAAGGTGATACTTGGTGTGTTTAACTCTTAAGCCTTCATATATTTTGTTGCACTTCTctgttatttttttccttttccagtATTATCTAATTAAGTGACAAGAAGAAGAGGTGAGGCAAGAAAAAGATATATGATGAGACAAGAAAAAGATTATATCTATAAGCACCAAATCTAGAAATACCGTATGAATTGTAGTCAACAAACGTGCATAAGTTAGCACAAAATGAATGTGAAAAATTACAATAATTATGGTAGAAGaaaatcaaaagataaatgaATTAAAGACAGCAAATTATCAGGCGGAAAGAATTGTTGATATGTCATAAATTGGGCCAACAATTAAGCCTTCACTTTTATAGTGAGAAAGAACCAATAAACATGCTACTGTAAGTCTGTAACAACAAAATGGTTTACATCCATTGCTCGTGTAGCACAGTCAAGAATGTTTCGAGAATGATGAGCAAGTTTACAACTTGTAAAAAAGATGATAAAAACTCTATGTTTCTTGTGTTTACTACTTACAGTACTAACTCATTTACATGTAGCACTTTCTTCAACGTCGAAAAAAATTGAGTTTGCTGTCACTGGATTTACATCTGACTTCTGGATAAGAAAACTAGGCTCATAACTTACTGTCAACCTTCTTTTATGAGAGCAAGACTTGTTGCAACCTTTACCGCCTTCCTGCAGAGAAGTTCTTGTAACGAGAAAATTAAAAACAAAACGAATGAAGGAGGGAAAAGTAGTTCATTTCAATAACACTCACATTGCAAATGTTGTCCTTCCTTTTATAGTTGTCTATGAGGCAAAGAATGACATGAGTTCTTTGTCAAATTCTAAATCATAATCAGTATTATCAAAATGACTTTGGACATCAAGCCCCAAGTCAAATGGGCTGCCTAGTGTAGCATAAGGCGAGCCAATAGGAAGTGAAGACTCAAAAGGCATCTCATGGTTATTCTGAAACATGTCCCTAGATATATCATTTCCACTTCCGTGAAGTGATGAACCAACTCCAGAATCCCTTGGTGTAATCTGAAGTTCATTGCACGCCAACTGGGAACCGTGTTCCTCATGTGTCGACCCAAATTCAGCTGAAGAATAAGAGTGATATACAGGAGGTTGATTGAAGTTAGAAAATTGAGACACCTGTAGTTCAGTGTGTACAACAGAATTCTGGGGTCCATAATGCAACCCGTTGTTTGGAGGTCGATAATGCGAGAGGGAAATTTGTGGTTCATCATTTGTGCCTTGAAATTGATGCTGAACAATAGAATCTTGACTTTCAATATGCAGTCCTGATTCATAAGGGACAGCTGTAGAATTTTGAGACATCGGATAAAGTGATGGACCAGCGCCTATATATGTATCCTCTGTAGAGAGCACATTAGCTGATGGAACCAATGATAGGTTTGAGTCTTGTAATGGTAACCCTGATTGACTCTCTGTGTCGTTCTCTACAGCCAATAGTGTTTCTGAACCGTTTATATCAGGTAATGTGTTACTATGCTCGTCAAAGTGTACCAGAGATGGTTGAGTCTGTAGCTCGGTAGGGTTTGACCTAGCACGTTTTTTTCTCCTTCGATGACGTCCATCTCCTTGCTCCGTACTTTGATGAGATTGAGGAACGACATTTAGAGGACGAACATCCAACTGTTGATTTCTCGTCTCGTCTCTAGACGATACAGAGCCAATACCATCGTCGGGGCCATCAACATCATAGTCACTGTCACTGATTACGGAAGGTTTCTTCTTTTCACTACGGCTTCTAGCTGGTGCTTCTATGCTAGATGACCCATTCTCACTGGTTTGTTGCTGGAGGATTGATTCCTCTTTGCTTAAAACAGCCAACCAAATTGAGCTCTCCTTAGCAGTCATCTTGTCCTGCAAATAGAGGTggcaaaattagcccatgaaaacatGACCCACCCAACCCGCACAACTTTGGGCAGGTTATTGACCCACCCATTTATTAACTCAGCCCATAAAAGTTGGGCTGTATGTAGCCCAAATTGACACATGtaaatcttgtcaaaatattttcaaaaagacattttttatttgatatgttatatatagtcgtaataaggaaaaaaatagttttattagATACtgaaaaattataaaagaacaacGAGATTTtagaacttagtaagaattgCGAGTTGGGTTATGACCCGCTTTTTAGCTTATTTCAGTCTAAGTAACTTTTATGTGGGTTACTGACCCGTCCATTTATTAACTCAACCTATTTTGACATGCCAAATTCAGCCCAACccacccatttgacacccctacctGCAAACACTTCGATTGGCGGACTAATCTCCTGATCTTCGCGATATTAGGCAACATATGCTTAATGACGGCAGTTAGAACACCAACTTTGAAcaacttcttcaaatcatgcggCTTTTTGTATGGCGATTTCTGACCTTTAGGTAGTCCCGCTTTAGCCCACCATTCCTCACTCCCCGTAGGCCACCACGGTGGTGAGACACCTTTCTCCAGGGGGTACTTCCGTTGAGGTGGATCACAGTGTTGCATTAAAGAAGACAAAAGGGATCCCAAGGTAGAATCTTGCAAGTCTTGCAGAACACTTTGTGAGTTCCCGTTTTGGCTGCCTATTCCCTCTCCTCTTGCGAGACATTCTGCCTCATGCTTGGCTATTGCAGCGGGACCATTCTTATCAAACTTCACCTTCTCCTTCCACCAAGCTCTTAAGTTATCCGACGAACCACTCACAGGTTTACCCTTTTCAGGAATGATGCCATAAACAAACCCTCGAGCATTGCAGACCTCCATGAGCTTCAACATGTACTTCAAAATCCCATCTTGAGCTCTTGACATCTTTTTCCGCCTAGCCTGATCAGTGACTTGTTTATTGTTCTGCTTCTCGAGAGCTTGCCGGGCTGCAATTTTCTGTTTTTCCTTGAGCCGCTTGAGCTTGATTTGGTCCTTCCACATCCGTTTCTCCAATTCTTCTGGATCAATCTCCTCAtcactgacatccttttcttctATGTTGTCGCACTTTATATCATCCATTTCAATGTCCGAGCTGTTCCAGAACTCATCAACATCAATCATACATTACTCAGTTCAAAAGCAAAATGCCAGTAAAACTATATCTATTCAACAAAGATCCAAACTCCAAACTCCAAACCTTTTTTTATTCGTAAAACCAGCAAACATAAAAATGTCAACGAACGCACCACTCAGACTTGCAAACACCGAAGACTAAAGCAATTTCAAAGTGACCACAAAAAGCAACAAACTTTTTTTTATAACCGTgagcacctcgactaattccatggGTACCTACTACCTCCCACCAAGCGGACCATACAAAGTAACAAATTCACACTGGCAAAACACAAAAGATTCGTTCTTTCCAATCCAAGATTCAATTTTTAAGATTGCTAATGCAGAAACCTCATTAAATTTCCAGCAATTGAACAAAATCACAACCAAAAACTCCACTTTAAGTTACTTCTCATACCCAAATCCTCAAATACTACAATACTACAAACGATCTGAACTCATAAAACCCTTCAAGATTATAAAGATTAAACCTACCCAAATCACAATTCTGGTATATTGATGAAACAATTGGTCACAACCATCAAAGACTGTACATTGGGTTTACACAAAGCTCAAATAACATTACAACCTAAAAAGATAAACACAAAATAACGACAAATAATGAGAGAAAGAGCAAATAAAACATATCCAAGATTCAATTTTTAAGTTTGCAAATGCAGGAACCTCATCCAGTTTCCAGCAATAGAACAAAACTCACCACCAAAAACTCTTTCCAAGTTAGTTCTCACATACCCAAATTCTCagataataataacaacaacatacccagtgaaatctcacaatatgGGGTCTGGGAGCCCAAATTCTCAGATAATAAAAGAAATTTAAGTAACATACACAAATGATAAAAGCTCATAAAACCCTTCAAgattaataaaaataaaacttaCCTAAATCACAATTCTGATAAATTGATGAAACAATTAGTCACAACCATCAAAGGTTTTACATTGGGGGCTCAAAAAACATCACAATTCAAAAAGACAACAGAAAATAAACACAAATAACGAGAGAGAGCAAATAAAACATATCCAAGATTCAAtctttttttgagaaggtaaatGTAATCCAAGATTCAGTTTTTGATATTGCTAATGCAGGAACCTTGCTAtcaaaaacaacctctctacctaccaaggtaggggtaaggtctacgtacactctaccctccgtAGACCctacttgtggaattacactaggtatgttgttgtttgttgtttcaAGAACCTAAGTTGTGCGGACTCTTCATTTTcgatgccgcacccgtgtcggattctccaaaaatacactacttttggagaatcGGACACACCCCcgttgacatttttgaagagtccgagcaacacacGCAGGAACCTTGCTCAATTTCAACAATTGAACAAAAATCACTACCAAAAACTCTACTTTCAAGTTAGTTATCACATACCCCAATTCTCAaataaaaaagggcagcccggtgcactaagctcgcgctatgcgcggggtccggggaagggccggaccacaagggtctattgtacgcagccttaccttgcatttctgcaagaggctattttcacggctcgaacccgtgaccttctggtcacatggcagcaactttaccagttacgccaaggctcccttCATACCCCAATTCTCAaatactaattaaaaaaaaaaaaaaaaaaacttaacatACACAAATGATCAAAACTCAAAAAACCCTTCAAGATTATAAACATATAAACTAACCCA
Coding sequences:
- the LOC132625982 gene encoding ETHYLENE INSENSITIVE 3-like 3 protein, coding for MVVMDEIGVDISSDIEMDDIKCDNIEEKDVSDEEIDPEELEKRMWKDQIKLKRLKEKQKIAARQALEKQNNKQVTDQARRKKMSRAQDGILKYMLKLMEVCNARGFVYGIIPEKGKPVSGSSDNLRAWWKEKVKFDKNGPAAIAKHEAECLARGEGIGSQNGNSQSVLQDLQDSTLGSLLSSLMQHCDPPQRKYPLEKGVSPPWWPTGSEEWWAKAGLPKGQKSPYKKPHDLKKLFKVGVLTAVIKHMLPNIAKIRRLVRQSKCLQDKMTAKESSIWLAVLSKEESILQQQTSENGSSSIEAPARSRSEKKKPSVISDSDYDVDGPDDGIGSVSSRDETRNQQLDVRPLNVVPQSHQSTEQGDGRHRRRKKRARSNPTELQTQPSLVHFDEHSNTLPDINGSETLLAVENDTESQSGLPLQDSNLSLVPSANVLSTEDTYIGAGPSLYPMSQNSTAVPYESGLHIESQDSIVQHQFQGTNDEPQISLSHYRPPNNGLHYGPQNSVVHTELQVSQFSNFNQPPVYHSYSSAEFGSTHEEHGSQLACNELQITPRDSGVGSSLHGSGNDISRDMFQNNHEMPFESSLPIGSPYATLGSPFDLGLDVQSHFDNTDYDLEFDKELMSFFAS